A window of Fluoribacter dumoffii NY 23 contains these coding sequences:
- the recO gene encoding DNA repair protein RecO produces MTTKTIEAWVLHKKWTGDTSAQVSFFTRELGLIQCLYKGGRTPKKQALLQPFTPLWVSLTERHERFYAQTVEGISPTLHLAGSSLFSGLYVNEILYYALSPNYSDPVLFDSYLFTLNGLALARERLIMEALLRRFEWALLHACGYTFSLTQEARTEKLIVEELYYQFIGGEGFVADSKGISGAHILALAQDNLSEPTYLKSAKIIMRQAIDHLLGGREIKTRALYFTEAK; encoded by the coding sequence ATGACCACTAAGACAATAGAAGCTTGGGTTTTACACAAGAAATGGACTGGTGATACGAGCGCGCAAGTCAGTTTTTTTACGCGTGAATTAGGATTGATTCAGTGCCTTTACAAAGGAGGGCGCACCCCTAAAAAGCAAGCCCTCCTTCAGCCCTTTACCCCTTTATGGGTAAGTCTGACGGAACGTCATGAGCGATTTTATGCCCAAACTGTTGAAGGTATCTCCCCAACACTCCACCTTGCTGGCAGTTCCCTTTTTTCAGGCTTGTACGTCAACGAAATTCTATATTATGCCCTAAGCCCCAACTATTCTGACCCTGTATTATTTGATTCGTATTTATTTACTTTAAATGGTCTTGCTTTGGCCAGGGAACGATTAATTATGGAAGCGTTGTTACGACGTTTTGAATGGGCCTTACTGCATGCGTGCGGTTATACTTTTTCACTAACGCAAGAAGCAAGAACCGAAAAACTGATTGTTGAAGAATTATATTATCAATTTATTGGGGGCGAAGGCTTTGTTGCCGATAGCAAGGGAATTTCAGGCGCCCATATTCTCGCCTTGGCCCAAGATAACTTAAGTGAGCCCACTTATTTAAAATCAGCAAAAATAATCATGCGCCAAGCAATCGATCATCTTTTGGGTGGACGCGAAATAAAGACAAGGGCTTTGTATTTTACAGAGGCAAAATAA
- the era gene encoding GTPase Era, whose protein sequence is MISYCGYIALVGRPNVGKSTLLNCILQQKVSITSRKPQTTRHSILGIRTEGDYQFVYVDTPGIHQGNKKAMNRMMNKTAISVLRDVDVIAFLVDGTHWQEEDEYVLSLIKQAKVPCILVVNKVDKIEDKTQLLPWIEKISQKFEFAAIIPISAKTGVQVDELQNKLQNYLPEGPHLFPDDQLTDRSIKFLCAELLREKIFRFCGQELPYAVTVDIESFKDEGSLVRIHALILVDKDNHKRMIIGDKGQKLKEMATGARLDMEKLLGKKVFLQCWCKVKSGWSDDERILKQLGYDH, encoded by the coding sequence ATGATTAGTTATTGTGGTTATATCGCTTTGGTTGGTCGACCTAATGTAGGTAAATCAACACTTCTCAATTGTATTTTGCAACAAAAAGTTAGCATTACCTCAAGAAAGCCACAAACAACCCGGCACAGTATTCTGGGAATTCGTACCGAGGGGGATTATCAGTTCGTTTATGTGGATACCCCCGGAATTCATCAGGGGAATAAGAAAGCAATGAATCGTATGATGAATAAAACAGCGATTAGTGTATTGCGTGATGTGGATGTGATTGCTTTTTTAGTGGATGGAACTCATTGGCAAGAGGAAGACGAGTACGTTTTGAGCTTGATAAAACAAGCTAAAGTGCCCTGTATTTTGGTAGTGAATAAAGTAGATAAAATAGAGGATAAGACTCAGTTGTTACCCTGGATAGAGAAAATAAGCCAAAAATTTGAATTCGCGGCGATTATTCCCATATCTGCAAAAACAGGGGTTCAGGTTGATGAGTTGCAAAATAAATTACAGAATTATCTACCTGAAGGACCTCATTTGTTCCCTGATGATCAATTGACAGATCGTTCCATCAAATTTTTATGCGCTGAATTGTTGCGGGAAAAAATCTTCCGCTTTTGCGGACAGGAATTACCTTATGCTGTTACAGTAGATATTGAATCCTTTAAGGATGAAGGGTCGCTTGTGCGTATTCATGCATTAATTCTTGTGGATAAAGACAATCATAAGCGTATGATTATTGGGGATAAAGGACAAAAATTAAAGGAAATGGCCACTGGTGCCCGGTTGGATATGGAAAAACTGTTAGGCAAAAAGGTATTCCTGCAGTGCTGGTGCAAGGTAAAATCAGGCTGGTCGGATGATGAGCGAATCTTAAAACAATTAGGCTATGACCACTAA
- the pdxJ gene encoding pyridoxine 5'-phosphate synthase has protein sequence MKKPILLGVNIDHIATVRQARGTRYPDPVQAAIDAEEAGADGITLHMREDLRHIQARDVRLIKQVLQTRMNLELAVTDSMLDFAEEIVPEHSCLVPEKREELTTEGGLDVLTHQKSVEHAVRRLQALGSEVSLFIDPDCEQIKAAADIGAPVIELHTGCYADATHVEQQQHELERIKAAAEYAASLNLIVNAGHGLNYHNVQPIAAIKELHELNIGHAIIARALFCGMKEAVRHMRQLMQEARLYVNI, from the coding sequence ATGAAGAAGCCAATATTATTGGGTGTCAATATTGATCATATAGCTACTGTACGCCAGGCACGAGGTACGCGTTATCCCGATCCGGTACAAGCTGCAATAGACGCAGAAGAAGCGGGCGCTGATGGGATTACATTGCACATGAGAGAAGATTTACGCCATATCCAGGCTCGCGATGTGCGGTTGATTAAACAAGTATTACAAACACGAATGAACCTTGAACTGGCAGTGACCGATTCCATGCTTGATTTCGCCGAAGAAATTGTCCCTGAGCATTCCTGTCTGGTTCCAGAAAAGCGTGAAGAGCTGACTACAGAAGGCGGTCTGGATGTTCTTACACACCAAAAATCGGTAGAACATGCGGTAAGGCGTTTGCAAGCGTTGGGGAGTGAAGTATCTTTATTTATCGATCCTGATTGCGAACAAATTAAAGCTGCTGCCGATATTGGTGCGCCAGTGATTGAATTGCATACGGGTTGTTATGCTGATGCGACCCATGTTGAGCAGCAACAGCATGAATTGGAACGGATAAAAGCGGCCGCCGAATATGCAGCCAGTTTGAACCTGATTGTTAATGCTGGCCATGGTCTTAATTATCATAATGTACAACCAATAGCTGCTATAAAAGAACTACATGAACTTAACATAGGCCATGCGATTATTGCTCGAGCTTTATTTTGTGGTATGAAAGAGGCAGTACGACACATGCGTCAACTAATGCAGGAAGCAAGACTTTATGTCAACATCTGA